The Deltaproteobacteria bacterium genome window below encodes:
- a CDS encoding glycosyltransferase yields MAAQRPRIALLRSVVPHTTAWYYFRAFKRLGVDLVDLPFHPRETPEWKSIPDADLAILIDCGMPVDFPALEIFGGSKGFVSIDSCHKLHMHRALCDRYSFDFIWVAQKHVVKELGNNARWLPLAAEPETHAYRPGMAGGPFLDRLFRRSHYDIAMCGAPYRHRKRFEKLFRGSGLSARFLFRKRFGVEATRELARSTIGFNAGAGFDGERGMDMNMRVFETMANGQCMLLTNTYEGLGYEELFDEGRHYIGFRTEEEAVQKALYYSENPEKAIAIAREGQKHVLQNHTYLHRCREIIAAALENSRHTIAERIRT; encoded by the coding sequence ATGGCTGCACAAAGGCCCAGGATAGCGCTCCTCCGCTCCGTAGTCCCGCATACGACCGCCTGGTACTATTTCAGGGCATTCAAGCGGCTTGGAGTGGACCTCGTCGACCTTCCGTTCCATCCCCGTGAGACACCGGAATGGAAGAGCATACCGGACGCGGACCTGGCTATCCTAATTGATTGCGGCATGCCTGTCGATTTCCCGGCACTTGAGATTTTCGGCGGATCAAAGGGCTTTGTGAGCATAGATTCCTGCCACAAGCTCCACATGCACCGGGCACTCTGCGATAGGTACTCATTCGACTTCATCTGGGTGGCGCAGAAGCATGTCGTCAAAGAGCTCGGGAATAACGCCCGGTGGCTGCCGCTTGCCGCCGAGCCCGAGACGCACGCCTACAGGCCGGGCATGGCGGGCGGGCCATTTCTCGACAGGCTCTTCCGTAGGAGTCATTACGACATCGCCATGTGCGGCGCCCCCTACAGGCACAGGAAGAGGTTCGAGAAGCTCTTTAGGGGATCAGGGCTTTCGGCCAGGTTCCTTTTCAGGAAAAGGTTCGGGGTCGAGGCGACCCGCGAGCTTGCGCGCTCCACTATCGGCTTCAACGCCGGGGCCGGCTTTGACGGGGAAAGGGGCATGGACATGAATATGCGGGTCTTCGAGACAATGGCGAACGGCCAGTGCATGCTCCTTACCAACACCTACGAGGGCCTCGGGTATGAGGAGCTTTTCGATGAGGGACGGCATTACATAGGGTTCAGGACCGAGGAGGAGGCCGTTCAAAAGGCGCTCTATTACTCTGAAAACCCGGAAAAGGCGATAGCGATAGCACGGGAAGGGCAGAAGCACGTCCTTCAAAACCATACATACCTGCATCGTTGCAGGGAGATTATTGCCGCCGCTCTTGAAAACAGTCGCCATACGATAGCTGAAAGGATAAGGACCTGA
- a CDS encoding ABC transporter permease: protein MPVILATDFIVFFLAGAIVYFVIAVRKDGAAASAWREIKKNRLALACMAMLALYFSVALMDSVRYRDPVITEDSVQATTESGAAIYSAQALSLLDRAFVGMRNNTEKTYSAPFAKYLFLKENVEMPDGTTVREYPPLKHPGAHWLGTDKVGNDVLYNALKGVRTAVVIGAGTTLIIVPFAIFFGVVAGYFGGLLDDVVQYIYTTLASIPGVLLIVAFMLLFGTSGYQGGLISEGQLSLGVFVWNDRLFWLALILGITSWTDLCRLIRGETLKLRELEYVQASRAFGVSRPGIIYRHIVPNVMHLVLITFVLQFSALVLAEAILSYIGIGVGPQMGSWGNMINTSRLELSMDPVVWWNLTASFLFMFGLVLPANIFGDAVRDALDPRLRYR from the coding sequence ATGCCTGTAATTCTCGCGACAGATTTCATAGTCTTCTTCCTCGCCGGAGCGATAGTCTACTTCGTTATTGCCGTAAGAAAGGACGGGGCGGCAGCTTCCGCCTGGCGGGAGATAAAGAAGAACAGGCTCGCCCTTGCCTGCATGGCGATGCTCGCGCTTTATTTCTCGGTCGCACTCATGGACAGCGTCCGCTACAGGGACCCGGTGATAACCGAAGATAGCGTCCAGGCCACGACCGAGAGCGGCGCAGCGATTTATAGCGCCCAGGCCCTGAGCCTCCTTGACAGGGCGTTCGTGGGCATGAGGAACAATACCGAGAAGACCTACTCGGCCCCGTTCGCAAAATACCTCTTTCTAAAAGAGAATGTGGAGATGCCGGACGGGACGACGGTACGGGAGTATCCGCCTCTTAAGCACCCGGGCGCGCACTGGCTCGGGACCGACAAGGTCGGAAATGACGTCCTCTATAACGCCCTTAAGGGCGTGAGGACCGCGGTCGTCATCGGCGCGGGCACGACCCTCATAATAGTGCCCTTCGCCATATTCTTCGGAGTGGTTGCAGGATATTTCGGCGGCTTGCTCGACGACGTCGTCCAGTACATATACACGACCCTCGCCTCGATACCCGGCGTGCTCCTCATAGTCGCGTTCATGCTCCTTTTCGGAACATCCGGCTACCAGGGCGGGCTCATATCTGAGGGGCAGCTGAGCCTCGGGGTCTTCGTCTGGAACGACCGGCTCTTCTGGCTCGCCCTCATACTCGGCATCACCTCGTGGACCGACCTCTGCAGGCTTATTCGGGGAGAGACTTTGAAGCTCAGGGAGCTCGAGTACGTGCAGGCCTCAAGGGCCTTCGGAGTATCGAGGCCCGGCATAATTTACAGGCATATCGTTCCGAACGTCATGCACCTGGTGCTCATAACATTCGTCCTCCAGTTCAGCGCCCTGGTGCTGGCGGAGGCCATATTGAGCTACATAGGCATAGGCGTGGGCCCGCAGATGGGGAGCTGGGGCAATATGATAAACACCTCCAGGCTGGAACTCTCGATGGACCCGGTCGTCTGGTGGAATCTCACGGCCTCGTTCCTGTTCATGTTCGGGCTCGTGCTACCGGCGAACATATTCGGTGACGCGGTAAGGGACGCGCTCGACCCGAGGCTCAGGTACAGGTAG
- the gmk gene encoding guanylate kinase encodes MSGIAFIVSAPSGSGKTTLCKMAAGRFPDLRISVSYTTRKPRHGEVNGVDYWFVDEETFAGMVERGEFLEYADVYGKRYGTSRKDLEDLLEKGVSVILEIDVQGAAKVKEKLEGGVFVFILPPSLKAAEERLIARGKDTTEEIRRRLGIAAEEIKRAVDYDYIVINDDLRRAFEEFSAIITAEKFRSSRMAGKLKELFGGLVG; translated from the coding sequence ATGAGCGGCATAGCATTCATAGTCTCGGCCCCCTCGGGCTCCGGGAAGACCACCCTCTGCAAGATGGCTGCGGGCCGGTTTCCCGATTTGAGGATTTCGGTATCCTACACCACGAGGAAGCCCAGGCACGGAGAGGTTAACGGGGTAGACTACTGGTTCGTTGACGAGGAGACCTTTGCCGGGATGGTCGAAAGAGGGGAGTTCCTCGAGTACGCCGACGTTTACGGGAAACGGTACGGCACCTCCAGGAAGGACCTGGAAGACCTCCTTGAAAAGGGCGTAAGCGTCATACTCGAAATAGACGTCCAGGGCGCGGCAAAGGTAAAGGAAAAGCTCGAGGGAGGGGTATTTGTCTTCATACTCCCGCCTTCGCTCAAGGCGGCCGAGGAGAGGCTCATAGCCAGGGGCAAGGACACGACCGAAGAGATACGGCGGAGGCTCGGCATAGCGGCCGAAGAGATAAAGAGGGCCGTCGATTACGACTATATCGTAATAAATGACGATTTGAGGCGGGCCTTCGAGGAGTTCTCCGCCATCATAACAGCCGAAAAATTCAGGTCGTCCCGGATGGCCGGGAAGCTCAAGGAGCTTTTCGGCGGCCTGGTCGGATAA
- a CDS encoding glycosyltransferase family 4 protein, protein MIHLLICPHRLDFGGSQLGIHHWARHLDRSRFMISVLAMGRGGLSEKFETHYPVFYDGPDYPNIEDYIRRLRPDIVHCAPGGGKDHEYIKRAARLTAVTQTVMCPRQAGNLDDVSGTVVLSGFVLSLQKRKENVVRIDLPFDAGEYDARYGRAHFGLPEGKLIVASIGNARKENAHFMRIARHYKNPDVHFVIRSERPYNYLFGRKRITVIKKRLTEDEKMSLMRLSDIFLYPTSNESYGMVFLEAMANMLPIITYDDAANREVVGEGGLLARLDDIQGMTAHLDKLVRDLALREELGRKGHELLGKRNDPKAIARKYEEFFIDALRAGRARKKTGFEICH, encoded by the coding sequence ATGATACATCTCTTGATATGCCCGCACAGGCTCGACTTCGGCGGCTCGCAGCTCGGCATCCACCACTGGGCCAGGCACCTGGACCGGTCCCGGTTCATGATAAGCGTCCTTGCCATGGGAAGGGGGGGGTTGAGCGAAAAGTTCGAGACCCATTACCCGGTCTTCTATGACGGCCCCGATTACCCGAATATAGAGGACTACATACGGCGGCTCAGGCCCGATATTGTGCACTGCGCCCCGGGCGGCGGAAAGGACCACGAATATATAAAAAGGGCCGCTCGCCTTACGGCGGTCACGCAGACGGTCATGTGCCCGAGGCAGGCCGGAAACCTCGACGATGTTTCGGGGACGGTCGTCCTCTCCGGCTTCGTCCTTTCGCTCCAGAAGCGTAAGGAGAATGTCGTCCGTATAGACCTGCCCTTTGACGCCGGAGAATACGACGCGCGTTACGGGAGGGCCCATTTCGGCCTCCCTGAAGGGAAGCTCATAGTCGCTTCCATCGGGAACGCCAGGAAAGAGAACGCCCATTTCATGCGGATAGCAAGGCATTATAAAAACCCGGACGTGCATTTCGTCATAAGGTCTGAAAGGCCATATAACTATCTCTTCGGGAGAAAGCGGATAACGGTAATAAAGAAAAGGCTTACGGAGGACGAGAAGATGAGCCTCATGCGGCTTTCGGATATCTTCCTCTATCCAACCTCGAATGAGTCATACGGCATGGTCTTCCTTGAAGCGATGGCAAATATGCTCCCCATAATCACCTACGACGACGCCGCGAACAGGGAAGTTGTGGGCGAAGGCGGCCTCCTGGCCCGCCTTGATGACATACAGGGGATGACGGCGCACCTTGATAAGCTTGTAAGGGACTTGGCGCTAAGGGAGGAGCTCGGCCGTAAGGGGCACGAGCTCCTTGGAAAACGGAACGACCCCAAGGCTATCGCCCGGAAATACGAGGAGTTTTTCATTGATGCTCTTCGGGCCGGGAGGGCGCGTAAAAAAACAGGATTCGAGATCTGTCACTGA
- the rfaE1 gene encoding D-glycero-beta-D-manno-heptose-7-phosphate kinase: protein MKKYLSAKRAQAIIEKFKRARILVVGDLIMDHFIWGKVKRISPEAPVPVVEVTSESIMLGGAANVVNNIHSLGGRSLVTGVIGNDSDGKKLVASLKGKGIPAEGIVTDRKRPTTIKTRIIAHHQQVVRFDRELRDKIDPEATDKVLKYIKKAARAADIVVVSDYAKGLVTQRLMDETNSLCLDMGRPVAVDPKVEHFDFYRGSTIVTPNNLEASQGSGIEITNNESLHRAGQALFGRLGCQALLITRGENGMSLFEPGRETHIPTVAQEVFDVSGAGDTVISALALALAAGASYREAAVLANFAAGVVVGKIGTATLTPAELLKAAITNLKAGLPK from the coding sequence ATGAAAAAATACCTAAGCGCCAAACGGGCGCAGGCAATAATCGAGAAGTTCAAAAGGGCGCGGATACTCGTTGTCGGCGACCTCATCATGGACCATTTCATCTGGGGCAAGGTGAAGCGGATATCCCCGGAGGCCCCGGTCCCGGTGGTAGAGGTCACCTCCGAGTCCATAATGCTCGGCGGGGCGGCAAACGTCGTAAATAACATCCACAGCCTCGGCGGCAGGTCTTTAGTAACCGGCGTCATCGGGAACGACTCCGACGGCAAGAAGCTTGTCGCCTCCCTCAAGGGAAAGGGCATACCGGCAGAGGGCATAGTAACCGACCGGAAGCGGCCGACAACCATAAAGACCAGGATAATAGCCCATCACCAGCAAGTCGTAAGGTTCGACCGCGAGTTGCGCGACAAGATCGACCCGGAAGCTACCGACAAGGTCTTGAAATACATCAAAAAGGCTGCCAGGGCCGCGGACATAGTGGTGGTGTCGGACTACGCCAAGGGGCTCGTTACCCAGCGCCTCATGGATGAGACGAACTCGCTTTGCCTCGATATGGGGAGGCCAGTGGCTGTCGACCCCAAGGTAGAGCATTTCGATTTCTACAGGGGCTCGACGATCGTCACCCCCAATAACCTCGAAGCGTCCCAGGGCTCCGGGATCGAGATAACGAATAACGAGTCTCTCCACAGGGCGGGCCAGGCCCTTTTCGGGAGGCTCGGATGCCAGGCGCTCCTCATTACCAGGGGGGAGAACGGCATGAGCCTTTTTGAGCCGGGGAGGGAAACCCACATACCGACTGTCGCGCAGGAGGTCTTTGACGTAAGCGGCGCCGGTGATACGGTCATAAGCGCGCTCGCGCTCGCGCTCGCAGCGGGGGCAAGTTACAGGGAGGCTGCGGTACTCGCAAACTTCGCGGCTGGCGTTGTAGTCGGGAAGATCGGGACCGCGACACTCACACCAGCGGAGCTCCTCAAGGCGGCGATAACGAACCTGAAGGCCGGGCTTCCGAAGTAA
- a CDS encoding YicC family protein: MARSMTGWGKGDFTIGGDLYTIEVKALNHRFIDISMRAPERFSPFETRIRDEIKKRFARGSFSVHIIPVSAEAPPLRLNLQMAKLYMDAAAELKSALGVKGELDLSAIMRQKDIFTFERKGSVTDEGWEPLRAGLESALGQVEAWRAREGEALKTDLLSRADSLEGLLFTIEARIPKMLEAYRERLKTEMEKVLAERIEESRILLEAAIFAEKTDTAEEATRLKSHIEMFRKLAASEGPIGKKLDFLCQELGREINTIGSKANDVKITQTVIDMKSEVEKIREQVQNVE, from the coding sequence ATGGCAAGGTCAATGACAGGCTGGGGCAAAGGCGATTTCACTATCGGCGGAGACCTTTATACAATAGAGGTAAAGGCCCTTAACCACAGGTTCATCGACATCTCGATGAGGGCGCCCGAGAGGTTCTCTCCGTTTGAGACAAGGATTCGCGACGAGATAAAGAAGCGGTTCGCTCGGGGCTCCTTCTCGGTCCACATAATCCCGGTCTCGGCAGAGGCGCCGCCCTTGAGGCTCAATCTCCAGATGGCGAAACTCTACATGGACGCCGCCGCCGAGCTCAAGTCCGCTCTCGGGGTCAAGGGCGAGCTGGACCTTTCGGCGATAATGAGGCAGAAGGACATCTTCACCTTCGAGAGGAAGGGCTCGGTAACGGACGAGGGTTGGGAGCCTCTTCGGGCAGGGCTTGAAAGCGCCCTCGGCCAGGTCGAGGCCTGGAGGGCGAGGGAAGGGGAGGCGCTTAAAACAGACCTCCTTTCGAGGGCGGATTCACTTGAAGGGCTCCTCTTCACCATAGAGGCCCGTATACCCAAGATGCTCGAGGCATACAGGGAGAGACTAAAGACGGAAATGGAGAAGGTGCTGGCCGAGAGGATAGAGGAATCGCGGATACTCCTCGAGGCGGCCATATTCGCCGAAAAGACCGACACGGCCGAGGAGGCGACACGTCTTAAGAGCCATATCGAGATGTTCCGGAAGCTCGCGGCCTCGGAGGGACCCATCGGCAAAAAGCTAGATTTCCTTTGCCAGGAACTGGGGAGGGAGATAAACACAATCGGCTCAAAGGCCAATGACGTGAAGATAACACAGACCGTCATCGACATGAAAAGCGAGGTCGAGAAGATAAGGGAGCAGGTCCAGAACGTCGAGTGA
- a CDS encoding ABC transporter ATP-binding protein: MEPVIKVKDLRAYFKTPKGLARAVDGISFEIPKGGTFALVGESGCGKSVTALSLIQLVPEPAGYIAGGEIILNGRDIVPLDERSKREIRGNKISMIFQEPMTSLNPVFTVGDQLMETIVLHQGKRKGEARKAAVEMLEKVHLPEPERLFGEYPHRLSGGQRQRVMIAMALSCRPDLLIADEPTTALDVTIQEEILKLIREMKDSLGTAVLLITHNMALVYRNADMVGVMYAGKLVESASTQGLFRNPMHPYTIKLLRSIPGQEKRGKALDTIPGAVPSAVSYPAGCHFSGRCPREMEGCASIEPPLIERAQGHSVACHLHDPGFMSQPHSRPLRQEPDALPPLAVPPSERETILEVRTLKTWYPIRKGVLKRTVGHIKAVDGIDISIRKGSTLALVGESGCGKTTAGKSIIQLIKPTGGEVLYKGADIAKLGERRLKQFRSSLQIIFQDPYSSLNPRLTVRETIEEGLRAVKPGMGKSERIEKVRSVLERVGLGPEAMSRYPHEFSGGQRQRIGIARALAVDPEFIVCDEAVSALDVSVQAQILNLLKSIQRDFGLSFLFITHDLGVVEYIADEVAVMHNGRIVERGTTAEIFSDPKHDYTKKLLSAVPRIDSRLADFWHLPGSLSEKGIG; this comes from the coding sequence ATGGAACCTGTCATAAAGGTAAAAGACCTCCGCGCCTATTTCAAGACCCCCAAGGGGCTTGCAAGGGCGGTCGACGGCATCTCATTCGAGATACCCAAGGGGGGGACCTTTGCCCTGGTCGGAGAATCGGGTTGCGGAAAGTCCGTTACCGCGCTCTCGCTCATTCAGCTCGTCCCAGAGCCCGCGGGCTACATAGCCGGAGGGGAGATAATCCTTAACGGCAGGGACATAGTCCCGCTCGATGAGCGATCAAAGAGGGAGATACGCGGCAACAAGATATCCATGATATTCCAGGAGCCCATGACCTCCTTGAACCCGGTCTTCACCGTAGGCGACCAGCTCATGGAGACCATCGTCCTCCATCAGGGGAAAAGGAAGGGGGAGGCAAGGAAGGCCGCCGTCGAGATGCTCGAAAAGGTGCACCTACCTGAGCCCGAGAGGCTATTTGGCGAGTACCCCCACAGGCTCTCAGGAGGGCAGCGCCAGAGGGTCATGATAGCCATGGCCCTTTCCTGCAGGCCAGACCTCCTCATTGCCGACGAGCCCACGACCGCCCTCGACGTCACCATCCAGGAGGAGATATTAAAGCTCATAAGGGAGATGAAGGATTCCCTCGGCACGGCCGTCCTCCTCATAACCCACAACATGGCCCTGGTCTACAGGAACGCGGACATGGTAGGGGTGATGTACGCGGGAAAGCTCGTGGAATCCGCATCCACGCAGGGGCTTTTCCGTAACCCCATGCATCCGTACACCATAAAGCTCCTTCGCTCCATACCCGGCCAGGAGAAGAGGGGCAAGGCCCTTGATACCATTCCCGGCGCAGTGCCCTCGGCGGTCTCCTACCCCGCCGGATGCCATTTTTCGGGCAGGTGCCCGAGGGAGATGGAAGGGTGCGCCTCAATAGAGCCGCCTCTTATTGAGAGGGCCCAGGGCCATTCGGTCGCCTGCCACCTGCACGACCCGGGCTTCATGAGCCAGCCTCATTCCAGGCCCCTGAGGCAGGAGCCGGACGCGCTCCCTCCCCTGGCGGTGCCCCCTTCCGAGAGGGAGACCATACTTGAAGTGAGAACTTTGAAGACCTGGTACCCCATAAGGAAGGGCGTGCTTAAAAGGACCGTGGGCCACATAAAGGCCGTGGACGGCATCGACATTTCCATAAGGAAGGGCTCTACGCTCGCGCTCGTAGGCGAGTCAGGCTGCGGAAAGACGACCGCGGGAAAATCCATAATACAGCTCATAAAGCCGACCGGAGGCGAGGTCCTCTATAAGGGCGCCGACATCGCCAAGCTCGGCGAGCGGAGGCTTAAGCAGTTCAGGTCTTCACTCCAGATAATATTCCAGGACCCGTACTCGTCCCTCAACCCCCGGCTCACGGTGAGGGAGACCATAGAAGAGGGGCTACGGGCCGTAAAGCCCGGCATGGGCAAATCAGAGAGGATTGAGAAGGTAAGAAGCGTCCTCGAAAGGGTCGGGCTCGGGCCAGAGGCCATGTCGAGGTACCCGCACGAGTTCTCGGGCGGCCAGCGCCAGAGGATAGGTATCGCCAGGGCGCTTGCGGTTGACCCCGAGTTCATCGTCTGCGACGAGGCGGTATCGGCCCTGGACGTCTCGGTGCAGGCCCAGATACTCAATCTCCTCAAGTCCATACAGAGGGACTTCGGCCTCTCGTTCCTCTTTATAACCCACGACCTCGGGGTCGTCGAGTATATTGCCGACGAGGTGGCGGTCATGCACAACGGAAGGATAGTCGAGCGCGGAACGACTGCCGAGATATTCTCGGACCCGAAGCACGACTACACGAAGAAGCTCCTTTCAGCCGTACCCAGGATAGACAGCCGCCTTGCCGATTTCTGGCATTTGCCGGGGAGTCTCTCTGAAAAGGGCATTGGCTGA
- a CDS encoding O-antigen ligase family protein, which translates to MNLPGVVTMRGAGFFLALLFTALHMWRKGGIEWPPMRLLLFVWPALALVTIIPGQDIARSLSEIKKEIVYPVLAFWVFYVMTRSGRDFAYLGAWFLSGAALMIAASVYFYYIMGLGFGSLEETGFAYGKRAYFGFFMASAAVVGLGLGLTKGPGSRLRASAFALMPLFLLGIYFARLRAGYLAIIAAVAVFLIYGKILRSGLKVRLASIAVTALVLVSIIPMVSTKRDLNMDLSLEGWRGAVEELKVEERWIIWEGSVQEIMKRPLSGLGFGNKEIFVPAFRLGHVYPHNLFLSYGVMAGAGGIVFLLVLFWKLFRLMHSAALIATPGKEWFYISISGVGLLVAFLVLNMTEDIMTRHTGQTFWALSGMVLGSAREAHAISKKLIFSPDSVSGRE; encoded by the coding sequence TTGAACCTTCCCGGTGTCGTCACCATGAGGGGGGCCGGTTTCTTTCTCGCGCTTTTGTTCACAGCCTTGCACATGTGGAGAAAGGGAGGGATTGAATGGCCTCCCATGCGCCTTCTCCTCTTTGTTTGGCCCGCGCTCGCGCTCGTCACAATAATACCGGGCCAGGATATTGCCCGTTCCCTCTCGGAGATAAAGAAGGAGATAGTCTATCCTGTGCTGGCCTTTTGGGTTTTTTATGTCATGACGAGGAGCGGGCGGGACTTCGCATACCTTGGCGCGTGGTTCCTTTCAGGGGCCGCGCTCATGATCGCGGCAAGCGTTTATTTTTATTATATCATGGGGCTCGGCTTCGGTTCACTCGAGGAGACCGGGTTTGCTTACGGGAAGAGGGCCTATTTCGGTTTCTTCATGGCCTCTGCCGCCGTGGTCGGGCTGGGACTGGGGCTTACGAAAGGGCCGGGCAGCCGGCTCCGGGCATCCGCATTTGCGCTTATGCCGCTATTCCTCCTCGGCATCTACTTCGCAAGGCTCCGGGCCGGGTATCTCGCGATTATAGCCGCCGTCGCGGTCTTCCTCATATACGGGAAGATACTGAGGTCCGGCCTCAAGGTGCGCCTGGCGTCGATCGCGGTTACAGCGCTCGTTCTGGTCTCGATCATACCTATGGTATCGACCAAGCGTGACCTGAACATGGATTTGAGCCTCGAAGGCTGGAGGGGCGCGGTAGAGGAGCTCAAGGTCGAGGAGAGGTGGATAATCTGGGAGGGTTCTGTTCAAGAGATAATGAAGAGACCCCTTTCTGGCCTCGGCTTCGGCAACAAGGAAATATTCGTCCCCGCGTTCAGGCTCGGCCATGTCTACCCGCACAACCTATTTCTAAGCTACGGGGTCATGGCCGGGGCAGGCGGCATTGTCTTTCTCCTGGTCCTGTTCTGGAAACTCTTCCGGCTCATGCATTCGGCTGCCCTCATTGCCACGCCCGGGAAAGAGTGGTTCTATATAAGCATATCCGGCGTCGGACTCCTTGTCGCCTTTCTGGTCCTCAACATGACGGAAGACATAATGACACGGCATACGGGGCAGACCTTCTGGGCACTTTCGGGAATGGTGCTCGGGAGCGCAAGGGAAGCCCATGCAATCTCTAAAAAATTGATCTTTTCCCCGGACTCTGTGTCAGGCCGGGAATAA
- a CDS encoding glycosyltransferase produces MPEVSVIIGAYNSLPYLKLCIRALERQTFRDFEALIADDGSGPEVGAWFKARRPFFPLRHVWQEKRGFRKCRILNRAVMESRAGYIVFLDADCIVARDFLEVHFRNRRRGEFLGGRRVMMSIPVSERVTAEMVDKGYFDGPTLWGLYHSLKGDFRYYEEALRPLHRLRGSSPFSLLGCNFSMYREDLLSVNGFDEEYEHRGGGEDTDISYRLKAAGCAMRSVRYLAIQFHLGHEKSGSKDISEAMFRDKRAGIRDAADAKRIRSAFNPFLASSTGAHR; encoded by the coding sequence ATGCCGGAGGTAAGCGTAATCATAGGCGCATATAACAGCCTCCCTTATCTAAAGCTCTGCATCCGCGCTCTCGAAAGGCAGACGTTTAGGGACTTCGAGGCGCTCATAGCAGACGACGGTTCAGGCCCGGAGGTAGGGGCATGGTTTAAGGCCCGGAGGCCTTTTTTTCCGCTCCGCCACGTCTGGCAGGAGAAGAGGGGCTTCAGGAAATGCAGGATATTGAACCGCGCGGTAATGGAGTCGAGGGCAGGTTATATCGTCTTTCTTGACGCGGACTGCATCGTCGCAAGGGACTTCCTTGAGGTGCACTTCAGGAACCGCAGGCGCGGTGAGTTCCTCGGCGGGAGGAGGGTGATGATGAGTATCCCTGTATCGGAAAGGGTAACGGCGGAGATGGTCGACAAAGGATACTTTGACGGGCCGACCCTTTGGGGGCTCTACCATTCGCTCAAAGGTGATTTCAGGTATTACGAGGAGGCCCTGAGGCCGCTACACCGCCTGAGGGGAAGTAGCCCCTTTAGCCTCCTCGGTTGCAACTTTTCCATGTACAGGGAAGACCTCCTCTCGGTGAACGGGTTTGACGAGGAATACGAGCACAGGGGCGGCGGCGAGGATACGGACATAAGCTACAGGCTCAAGGCAGCCGGATGCGCCATGAGGTCGGTCAGATACCTTGCGATACAGTTCCACCTCGGCCATGAGAAATCCGGCAGCAAAGACATATCGGAAGCGATGTTCAGGGACAAGCGGGCCGGGATACGGGATGCCGCGGACGCGAAGAGGATAAGGAGCGCCTTCAATCCATTTCTGGCGTCGTCTACGGGGGCGCATAGGTAA
- the rpoZ gene encoding DNA-directed RNA polymerase subunit omega, translated as MARITVEDCLKEVPSRFMLVHLAAQRARDLIKGSPSFVKSDNKAVVTALREIAAGKVVAQQPGNKKKLAE; from the coding sequence ATGGCAAGGATAACCGTAGAGGATTGCTTGAAAGAGGTCCCGAGCAGGTTCATGCTCGTGCACCTCGCCGCGCAGAGGGCGAGAGATCTCATAAAGGGCTCTCCTTCGTTCGTAAAATCGGACAACAAGGCCGTTGTGACGGCGCTCCGCGAGATCGCGGCAGGGAAGGTCGTAGCGCAGCAGCCGGGTAATAAGAAGAAACTGGCGGAATAA